Part of the Spiroplasma endosymbiont of Poecilobothrus nobilitatus genome is shown below.
AAGGACCATGAATATTTCCAATTCCTGCAGCAAGAAAATCAATTCCTGTTGCTACCATTTCCGCAGCTTCTTTTGGATCACCAATTTCACCAGCACCAACTACACCATCTTCTTCTCCACCAATTGTACCAATTTCAGCTTCAACTGATACACCATTTGTTTTTGCATATGCTACTACTTCTTTTGTATTTTTTAGATTTTCAGAAAATGGGTGGTGGCTACCATCACACATCACTGAGGAAAAACCAGCATCAATTGCCATTTTACAACTTTCTACTGATTGACCATGATCTAAATGTAATGCTACTGGAACCGTAATGTCTAATGAGTATAATAACGCATTAACCATCGCAACAACTAAATTATAACCTCCCATATATTTAATTGCTCCCTCTGAAGCTCCTAAAATAATTGGTGTTTTTGTTGCTTGCGCAGTTTCTAATAAAGCTTTTGTTCACTCTAGGTTGTTAATATTAAAATGACCAACAGCATATTTATTTTGATGTGCTTTTTTAATTATTTCACTAGCATTAACTAATCTGGCATGATATTTTTGTACCATAATTTTTTTCCCTTCTAATATAAAATATTACGTTAATATTATAAACTTTTTATTTTAAAAAATGATATAAAACAACTTTAATTTTGTAGAAAACTCTTGATATTTATAAAATATACCTAAAATTAGGTATATTCTTAATATAAGAGGTTAATAATTAATGGAAAAAATAATTGAAGAATTAATAAATAGTTTAACAGATGATCAATTTTTAGAATTTCATGAAAAAGTCAAAAAAGAAGCAGAATTAATTAAAAAACAAAAACGCTTAAATGAAATTGATCAAAAATTTAGGGATAAAGGTATTAAATGTCCTAATTGTCAATCTTTTTATTGTGTTAAAAATGGTCATAATCCTGAAGGAAAACAAAAATATTTATGCAAAAAATGTCGTGCTAGTTTTGATGCTTTTCGTGATCATTTTACGTATTGAAGTCATTTAAATTATGAACAGTTAAATTTATTGATTCAAATTTCATTATTAAACCAATCTAGTAAAATGATTTCCCGCTTTATTAAAACATCACCGAAAACCGCTTGATATAATCGCCAAAAAATAATGAAATCAAAACAATTAGAAAACACCCAATTAAAATTTAAAACGTTAAATGGCTAAATTCAAATCGATGAAACATTTATTAAAGAAATCCACAAAGGTAATTTTAAAGATAAATTTGATAAAAGAAAAATTCATCTTGATTCATTTTCAACCAACACTAAATGTTGTGTTCAAATGGCTGTTGATAGCAATAATAATATTTATGTTAAATCAACCAACACAAAACGATTACAAAAACAGTGAATTATTGAAAATATTAATAAACAATTAATCAAAGAAAATTCAATTATTATTTCTGACATGCAACCATTATATTTATTAGTAGCAAAACAAACAAATTCTATTTTATTAGCAACTAAAACTAGTACAAATCCTGATGCTAGTTATCGGAAGTTAAATAAAATTAGTAAATTACAATCAAATCTTAAAGAATCCTTAATTCATTATCATGGCTTAGGTTTCACGAACATTCAAAATTATTTAAATCTCTGAAAATGAAAATACCAGCATAAAGGTTTAACACCAAACCAACAATCATCGGTATTATATTTTAACGTATAAAAAAGTTAAATAACAATATTAAAAGTTTATATAATTTTCTTTTAAAGTTATCATATTGATGATTTTTTTTATTTCATCAAGAGTTTTCTACAAAATTAAAATAAAACAAAGTAATTTATTAATATTTACCTAATTTACCAAAAAAAAGAAAAAAAATATAATTTTTAGAATTCTTATCCTCTTTTTTAAAAATCCCGTGTTATAAATAAAGTACTATATGGCAACATATAGTAAACAAACAGAGCTTATCATTACCTGATGGATGGGTCTCCTAAAAGGTAATACCCAAAGATAGGTAACCGTTAGTAAATAGTTTTTTTAAAGGGCATTTCTAATCAAGGAATGCCTTTTTATTTTAATTTTTGGCAATAATTACAAAAATAAGTTCCTCGTCCATTAACAAAAATTTTATCAATTAATTTGTAACAATTAACACATTCCATTTTATTACGCCCATGTACTTTTAATTTTTGTAAAAATTTACCATCCATCCCTGGTTCAGGATGATAAGTTGCGATGGTTGTTCCTCCTTCATCAATGGCTTTTTGTAAAACTAATTTTGTATTGTCAATAATATTTTGATAATCTTGATCAACTAAATTTTTTGTTCTTTCACCAGGATTAATTTTAGAGGCAAATAAAATTTCATTGGCATAAATATTCCCAATTCCAACAATAACATTTTGTTCCAATAATGTTGTTTTAATAGGCTGTGATTTATTTTGCCAAGCATTTTTTAAATATGAAACTGTAATTTTTTCATCAAATGGTTCATATCCCAACTTATTCAATGGTGCTTGTTGTAAATAATCATTTTTACTATATAAATGCATTGTCCCAAATTTTCTTGTATCATGATAACGTAATTGAAATTGATGATCAAGTTCAAATAAAACCATAATATGTTGTCATTCACCAGGTTCATCTTTTAATGTAAAATAATATTTGCCTTCCATACGTAAATGACTAATTAAAACATAATCATCCAATATAAATAGTAAATGTTTCCCCATTCGATCAATTCGATTAATTTTTTGTTTAACAATTTCTTTTATAAATTCCTTTGAATCAAGAAAATATTTTATTATTTTATTTCAAAAAATTTGACAATCAGTAATTGTTTTTCCAACAACATGTTTTGTTAAAATACGACGGACCGTTTCAACTTCTGGTAATTCTGGCATATTGTTCCTTCTTTCTTAATTAATAATTTAATTTTATTTTTATATCTAATAAAAATCAAGATGCTAATAAGTAATTAAAATTATAAAAAATGATATGATTTAATCTTATTTTAAATCATATCAACTTAAACCAGTTTTCATATCAACTATTAACTTTACATCTAATTTAGTAGAATCTTCCATCAATGTTTTAACAATTTTTTGCACTTGAATTAATTCAACTTGCGGAATTTCAAAAATTAATTCATCATGAATTTGTGCAATAATTTTTGCTTTTAAATCTAATTTTAAAAATTCTTGGTCAATATTTTTTAAAGCAATTTTAATAATATCCGCTGCGCTACCTTGAATTGGCATATTCATTGCAATCCGTTTTCCAAATTCACGTTGCATATAATTACGGTCATTAATTTCTGGGACATAACGTTTCCGATTAAAAATTGTTGTAACATAACCATTTTGTTTACAAAACTCAACTTGTTGATCAATAAAAGCCTTAATTGTTGGAAATTGCTGATAATAATTATTAATTATTGCTTTTGCTTTTACAACAGAAATATTTAAATCAGTTGCTAAACCAAAATCACTAATTCCATAAATAATACCAAAATTAACAGCTTTCGCACTACGACGAATATTTGGTGTAATTTCATTTTTTGATAAATTAAAAATTTTCATTGCAGTATTAGTATGAATATCTTCATTATTATTAAAAGCAGCAATTAAATCTTGGTCTTTTGACATATGTGCTAAAATTCGTAATTCAATTTGTGAATAATCACAAGATAATAAAACATTATTTGGTGATGAAACAACAAAAATTTTTCGCGCCTCTTTTTGAATATCATCACGAATACTAATATTTTGCATATTAGGTTCCACAGATGAAAGCCGGCCAGTATTTGTTAAGGTTTGTTTATAAATTGTATGAACTTTCCCATCAGCAAAAATATATTTTTCCATCCCTTTTAAATAAGTTGAATATAATTTTTTATACTTTCGATAATCTAATATCTTTGGAATAATCACATGGTTATTTTTTATTTCTTCTAATGTTTCTTGTGCTGTTGACCCTTTTTTCCGATCAGGTAATGAAAGAACTTGAAATAATAATTCTGAAATTTGTTTTGGTGAATTAGGATTAATTTCTTTTTGCGCAATATCATTAATTTCGTTATTTAATTCTTGCACAATTTTTTCAATTCGTAAGGTTTGTGTTGTTAATTCATGTTGGTCAACCTTAACACCATTAATTTCCATTCGTGCTAATGCAAAAGCGGTTGGTAACTCAATCTTATAATATAAATCATATTGTTGATTAGCTTTTAATAACTCAATAATTTTTGGTCTTAATTTATGAATGTACGCTGCTTTTTCACTAATAAAGTGACTTAATTTAATTACATCAGCAGGAATTTGTTTTTTAACCCCTTTGCCATAAAATAATTCATCAGTCAAAATTTGTTTTTTCTCAAATAAATTAATATAAGTATCTAAACTATTTTTTGAATTTGAATTATAAACATAACCAGCCAGCATCATATCATATTCAATATTTTGAACAAAAATATTATCACGAGCTAAAGCAATAATTAAACTCTTTGCATGATAAGTTAACTTTTGATATTTATTATCATTTAAAAATTGATGTCATAGTTTATCATGCTTTGCATGAATATAATCAAAATAAAAAACACCTTTCGAATTAACAATTCCAAACCCAATAATTTCCGAAGTATGATAATTTTCATCTAATAATTTTAAATAAACAGTAGTGTTATTTTCATTAAATTCGGAACGTCATTCTTCAATAATTTTTAATTTTATATTTGAGTTTTGGGTACCATTATCTTGATTATTAAACAATTTTGTTACAAATGAATTCATATTATATTTTAAATAAAATTGCATTAATGTTTCTTGATTTGGTGAAAACTGAGTAAAAGTAAAATGTTCTAAATTAATATCAAAAAAAATAGTAGCTATTTTTTTGCACAATAATGCACTTTCTTTATGATTTAATAAATTTTGTTGTAACGCACCCTTAATCTGCTCAATATTATCATATAAATTTTCAATTGAATGATATTCCTTAATTAATTTTATTGCTGTTTTTTCACCAACTTTTAGAACACCCTTTAAATTATCGGAAGGATCACCCATTAGCCCTTTTAAATCAGGAACTTGTAATGGTGTAATTCCCCATTTTGCTATTAAAGCTGCTTCATCTATAACATCAGCACTGTTACCTTGACGTGGCACTAAAATATTTGTTTTATTAGTAATTAGTTGATATAAATCTTTATCACTTGAAAAAATATCAACATAAAAATCTTCTTTTTCAGCCAGCATTGCTAAACATCCTAATAAATCATCAGCTTCATATCCTTCTTGCTCTAAATATGGAATTTGATAACTATCTAAAAATTCTTTTACAATTGGAAATTGTACAATTAA
Proteins encoded:
- the fba gene encoding class II fructose-1,6-bisphosphate aldolase yields the protein MVQKYHARLVNASEIIKKAHQNKYAVGHFNINNLEWTKALLETAQATKTPIILGASEGAIKYMGGYNLVVAMVNALLYSLDITVPVALHLDHGQSVESCKMAIDAGFSSVMCDGSHHPFSENLKNTKEVVAYAKTNGVSVEAEIGTIGGEEDGVVGAGEIGDPKEAAEMVATGIDFLAAGIGNIHGPYPTGWPGLNFQALEDIQAAAKIGMVLHGGSGIPQEQVKKAISLGISKINVNTELQIAFAAATRKYIEDGKDKSENAKGFDPRKLLKPGYEAIKATFDELTSWFGCKGKA
- a CDS encoding IS1/IS1595 family N-terminal zinc-binding domain-containing protein — encoded protein: MEKIIEELINSLTDDQFLEFHEKVKKEAELIKKQKRLNEIDQKFRDKGIKCPNCQSFYCVKNGHNPEGKQKYLCKKCRASFDAFRDHFTYWSHLNYEQLNLLIQISLLNQSSKMISRFIKTSPKTAWYNRQKIMKSKQLENTQLKFKTLNG
- a CDS encoding transposase; its protein translation is MDETFIKEIHKGNFKDKFDKRKIHLDSFSTNTKCCVQMAVDSNNNIYVKSTNTKRLQKQWIIENINKQLIKENSIIISDMQPLYLLVAKQTNSILLATKTSTNPDASYRKLNKISKLQSNLKESLIHYHGLGFTNIQNYLNLWKWKYQHKGLTPNQQSSVLYFNV
- the mutM gene encoding DNA-formamidopyrimidine glycosylase; its protein translation is MPELPEVETVRRILTKHVVGKTITDCQIFWNKIIKYFLDSKEFIKEIVKQKINRIDRMGKHLLFILDDYVLISHLRMEGKYYFTLKDEPGEWQHIMVLFELDHQFQLRYHDTRKFGTMHLYSKNDYLQQAPLNKLGYEPFDEKITVSYLKNAWQNKSQPIKTTLLEQNVIVGIGNIYANEILFASKINPGERTKNLVDQDYQNIIDNTKLVLQKAIDEGGTTIATYHPEPGMDGKFLQKLKVHGRNKMECVNCYKLIDKIFVNGRGTYFCNYCQKLK
- the polA gene encoding DNA polymerase I, with protein sequence MKKVLLIDGNSLLFRAFYATAYNGEMLKSLDGTPTNAVYAFANMLNKILKTNNYYSVVVAFDKGKKNFRHDLLVDYKDGRNKTPNELIVQFPIVKEFLDSYQIPYLEQEGYEADDLLGCLAMLAEKEDFYVDIFSSDKDLYQLITNKTNILVPRQGNSADVIDEAALIAKWGITPLQVPDLKGLMGDPSDNLKGVLKVGEKTAIKLIKEYHSIENLYDNIEQIKGALQQNLLNHKESALLCKKIATIFFDINLEHFTFTQFSPNQETLMQFYLKYNMNSFVTKLFNNQDNGTQNSNIKLKIIEEWRSEFNENNTTVYLKLLDENYHTSEIIGFGIVNSKGVFYFDYIHAKHDKLWHQFLNDNKYQKLTYHAKSLIIALARDNIFVQNIEYDMMLAGYVYNSNSKNSLDTYINLFEKKQILTDELFYGKGVKKQIPADVIKLSHFISEKAAYIHKLRPKIIELLKANQQYDLYYKIELPTAFALARMEINGVKVDQHELTTQTLRIEKIVQELNNEINDIAQKEINPNSPKQISELLFQVLSLPDRKKGSTAQETLEEIKNNHVIIPKILDYRKYKKLYSTYLKGMEKYIFADGKVHTIYKQTLTNTGRLSSVEPNMQNISIRDDIQKEARKIFVVSSPNNVLLSCDYSQIELRILAHMSKDQDLIAAFNNNEDIHTNTAMKIFNLSKNEITPNIRRSAKAVNFGIIYGISDFGLATDLNISVVKAKAIINNYYQQFPTIKAFIDQQVEFCKQNGYVTTIFNRKRYVPEINDRNYMQREFGKRIAMNMPIQGSAADIIKIALKNIDQEFLKLDLKAKIIAQIHDELIFEIPQVELIQVQKIVKTLMEDSTKLDVKLIVDMKTGLSWYDLK